In one window of Henckelia pumila isolate YLH828 chromosome 1, ASM3356847v2, whole genome shotgun sequence DNA:
- the LOC140874114 gene encoding uncharacterized protein, whose amino-acid sequence MKIDVSRIHLEENAKTYQQPQRRLNPHMKEVVKNEVLKLLDAGIIYPISDSKWVNAQFEWTQECETAFKKIINLLTTSPILQPPDWSLPFELMCDASDYAVGAVLGQRKEGKPYVIYYAKFDLVIKDKKGKENVVADHLSRIISESSQNEIPINENFPDDQLFYATAMPWFANIVNFLVTNKMPSHWSSQDKNKFLKEVKKFYWDDPYFFKYCPDQIFRRCIPDNEVSSVIKFCHFEALAVDYVSKWIEAIACRTNYHKVVIKFLKENIFSRFGIPRAIISDGGSHFINKSFSSLLRKYGITHKVSTSYHPQTNAQVELANK is encoded by the exons aattcacttggaagaaaatgctaaaacatatcaacaaccacaaagaagattaaatccacacatgaaagaagttgttaaaaatgaagttttaaaactattagatgccggaattatttatccaatctcggatagtaaatgggtaa atgcacaatttgaatggactcaagaatgtgaaactgcttttaaaaagataattaatcttttaactacatcacctattttacaacctcctgattggtctttaccatttgaattaatgtgtgatgcaagtgattatgctgtaggagccgtgttaggacaaagaaaagaaggtaaaccttatgtgatctattatgcaa aatttgatcttgtaataaaagataaaaaaggaaaagaaaatgtagtagccgatcatttatcaagaataatttctgaatcatctcaaaatgaaataccaataaatgaaaattttccggatgatcaactattttatgctactgctatgccttggtttgctaatattgtaaattttcttgtgacaaataaaatgccttctcattggagttcacaagataaaaataaattcttgaaagaggtcaaaaaattttattgggatgatccttatttttttaagtattgtcctgatcaaatttttcgacgatgcatacccgacaatgaggtaagtagtgtcattaaattttgtcattttgaggcat tggctgtcgattatgtttcaaaatggattgaagcaattgcatgtagaactaattatcataaagttgtgataaaatttttgaaagaaaatatttttagtcgatttggaatacctagagctataataagtgatgggggaagtcattttataaataaatcattttcttcgttgttaagaaaatatggtattacacataaagtttctacttcatatcaccctcaaacgaatgctcaggttgaacttgcaaataaataa